From a single Rosa rugosa chromosome 7, drRosRugo1.1, whole genome shotgun sequence genomic region:
- the LOC133723381 gene encoding receptor protein kinase-like protein ZAR1 isoform X2, whose amino-acid sequence MLNFLQLALLLVLPAVVLGLNSDGLSLLALKAAIETDPSRVLDSWSDSDSTPCHWHGVVCTRDRVTEVFLTQKGFNGYIPSELGRLDSLKRLNLARNNFSKPIPAHLFNATSLIALDLSRNSLSGPVPAQIGFLKDLRHLDLSSNLLNGSLPESLTELESLAGTLNLSYNQFSGGVPASYGRLPVLVSLDFRHNNLTGKLPQVGSLVNQGPTAFSGNPSLCGFPLEVPCPEAQNPSGSGAQEAQKPLDPNPNLLNGDEGRAKQRGGSVTVPIISGVSLVIGAVSVSVWLLRKKRTAARVGKMGKEGVEKEAVAADEEEGQKGKFVVMDEGFGLELEDLLRASAYVVGKSRSGIVYRVVAGNVGKVVSGAAAAPSVVAVRRLSEGDATWRLKEFESEVEAIGKVVHPNIVRLRAYYYADDEKLLISDFIRNGSLYTALHGYEMTTSTCKHNRSFSLCSCHLQ is encoded by the coding sequence ATGCTCAACTTTCTGCAACTCGCTCTCCTTCTTGTTCTTCCTGCCGTCGTTTTGGGTCTCAACTCGGACGGGCTCTCCCTCCTGGCGCTCAAAGCCGCAATCGAGACCGACCCGAGTCGAGTCCTGGACTCCTGGTCCGACTCCGACTCGACCCCGTGTCACTGGCACGGCGTCGTTTGCACCCGCGACCGAGTCACCGAGGTTTTCCTCACCCAAAAGGGCTTCAACGGCTACATTCCCTCCGAACTCGGCCGCCTCGACTCACTCAAGCGACTCAACCTCGCCCGcaacaacttctccaagcccaTTCCCGCCCACCTCTTCAACGCCACCTCCCTCATTGCCCTCGACCTCTCCCGCAACTCCCTCTCCGGCCCAGTTCCGGCCCAAATCGGCTTCCTCAAGGACCTCCGCCACCTGGACTTGTCCTCCAATCTCCTCAACGGGTCTCTCCCGGAATCTCTCACCGAGCTCGAGAGCCTCGCCGGGACTTTGAACCTGTCGTACAACCAATTCTCCGGCGGAGTTCCGGCGTCGTACGGACGGCTTCCGGTACTGGTGAGCTTGGACTTCCGGCATAATAATCTCACCGGAAAACTGCCTCAGGTGGGCTCGCTGGTGAACCAAGGCCCGACGGCGTTCTCCGGGAACCCGAGCCTGTGTGGGTTTCCGTTGGAGGTTCCGTGCCCGGAAGCCCAGAACCCGTCGGGAAGCGGAGCCCAGGAGGCCCAAAAGCCGCTCGACCCGAACCCGAATCTGCTCAATGGGGATGAAGGGAGGGCCAAACAGAGAGGAGGCTCGGTGACGGTGCCGATAATCTCCGGCGTTTCGCTGGTGATCGGGGCCGTCTCGGTCTCGGTGTGGCTGCTCCGGAAAAAGAGAACGGCGGCGAGGGTGGGCAAAATGGGGAAAGAGGGGGTCGAAAAGGAGGCGGTTGCGGCGGACGAGGAGGAAGGGCAAAAGGGTAAATTCGTGGTGATGGACGAGGGGTTCGGGCTGGAGTTGGAGGACTTGCTGAGGGCGTCGGCTTACGTGGTGGGAAAAAGTAGGAGTGGGATCGTCTACAGGGTGGTTGCCGGGAATGTGGGGAAAGTAGTATCGGGTGCGGCGGCGGCACCGTCGGTTGTGGCAGTGAGGCGGCTGAGCGAGGGTGATGCCACGTGGCGGTTGAAGGAGTTCGAGTCTGAGGTGGAGGCTATTGGGAAGGTGGTCCACCCGAATATCGTGCGGTTGAGAGCTTATTACTATGCAGATGACGAGAAGCTCTTGATTTCTGATTTCATTCGCAATGGAAGCTTGTACACTGCGCTACACG